The genomic region TGGGGTCAGGAAACGATGGACCCCCCTAGTGAATCGGGGCGCACTGATGGCGCGGCAAGGATTCACTAGGGGGGACTGTGAAATCTGATTCGGACGGAGCCGGTCGAGGTTTCCTAGAACGCGCTACGGGAATTACTCGCCTGCGCCAGGACTGGGATATGAGGGGTGAACCGGGGGAGCCGATAACGCTCTTACCCCGCTGGATTTTCTAGCGCTCCGAGTCTGCCTTGATACGCGTTCAATCCCTCTCGGGAAACCCTTTGTTCTCACTACACCCGGGGGCAAGCCGGTGGTCATTCATCCTGACTCGGCTTCGACATGCCGTGGACGGGTAACTCGCATCCTGCCAGGGATCGAGATACACTTGCTATTAAGTTGTTTTGTCAAACTTCACGATAGTCGGGTACCTGCCAGGGTCCCGGCTATCGGCCTTTAACCGGCGTGTTGCCCTGACTTGGGCATGGGGTCACGGGGCGCCCCCACGTATCGTTGGGGCCATGGCGCATAAAGGACACCCGGGAGCTTCTCTCGGCGGCGGCATCGTCCACACCCGGAAGAAGAAACCGAAGCAGCGGAACACCACACCGTGTCCGGTCTGTGGATCAGGCAAAGGTCAACCCTGTTTTGAGCAGGTGCCTGGCCGGGGTCTGCGTGATTTGCCGAAGACCCACTTCCAAAAGGATTCCAATCATCCATGACTGACACCGCAATCGGGACACCCCCAATAATGGGCCTGGCCGAAGCAGCACGCGAATGCGGAATTTCGGTGTCCACCCTTCGCCGTCGCAAGGAAGCGCTCGTCACCGCCGGTGCCACGGTGTCGCCAAAGGGCTGGGAGATTCCCATTCCCGCACTGGTCGCCCTCGGCTATCTGGGTTCCACAACGCCACCCCCTGCCAGTCCCGTGACACCTGCCACGAAACCCCCGGGTGATGCCCGGGTGGAAGCCGCCCTAATAGAGGTGGATTCATTACGTGCCAGGTTGGCCGACGCGGAGCAGCGGGCCGCTGTTGCCGAAGCGATTGCGGGTGAACGTGAACGGGTAATCCAGGCACAAGCAGCCACCCTTCGCATGCTGGAGCGTGGAACACCCGCCGGACCCGCTGAGAGCCTTCCTGATACCTCCGATGACGGGTACCCTGATAACCCCGCGACAGCCCCTGTGAAGGTCCCGCTGATGGCCCCTGATAGTCGCCCTAAACGGTGGTTATCCTTTGGTCGCCGACGCTAGGAAACGTGGGCCCAGACCTCGGACTCCAGGATCTTCTTCACTGTTGCCGGATACCATCGCACACCGCCCTGTGCCGTCGGTGTCCCGTCCTCAGTCAGCCCCTTGGCGATGGCCGTATACGTAGCACCGGCCCGACGTTCGGCCTTCATCCGCTTCACCACCGCAACGGGCAGCCCCGTGCGCCGGCCCAGCTTCACGCCCTCGCGCTTGCGCTGCGCCAGGCCCTCACGGGTTCGATCCCCAATCAGCCGGCGTTCGTACTGTGCGACAGACACCTGCACATTGGCCATGAACTCACCCTGGGACGTGGTGGTGTCCAGATCCATCTCGCTGAGCACCATGGCCCAGCCCTCGCGCCGCGACCTTCCCATGAGCCCGGCGAAATCTTCGACGCTGCGGCTGATGCGGTCGATCCGAATGGCCAGCAAGTAGTGGGCCGCTCCCGCGGTGAGCATGTCCAGCGCCTCGTTCAATACCGGACGCATCTTGCGGGACATGGACTTGCCAGAGGCCTGTTCCCGCATGACCACCACGTTCCAGCCCCGAAGCTGCGCAACCTGACTCAGGACCACCACCTGGGCATCTAGGCTGGCCCCCTTGCTGGCCTGTTCCTCGGTGGAGACGCGGGCGTAAACGATGGCTGTCTTGATCGGGTTCACGTCAATATTTATACCAAACGGACGTTTGATATAAATATTGGCTTGAGCGCACTCCGCCGGTTCCTTAGCGTGGATTTCTGTATCGCTCTTCCTTCTCTATTCAAAGTATTTCTCTGCTTTTTTACGGATCTTTGCCAGACGCTTCGAAACAGCGGAGTGGGTACTGTAACCCAGCTTTTCAGCAATTTCTGCCTGTCGAGTAAAACCACTCGTCAGTAGAACAACGATCTCTCGTTCCTTTGGGTCAAGCAGAGTGAGGAAATCAGTAGTAACGATATTTCCAACCACTTCTGTTTCA from Paeniglutamicibacter cryotolerans harbors:
- a CDS encoding recombinase family protein, producing MNPIKTAIVYARVSTEEQASKGASLDAQVVVLSQVAQLRGWNVVVMREQASGKSMSRKMRPVLNEALDMLTAGAAHYLLAIRIDRISRSVEDFAGLMGRSRREGWAMVLSEMDLDTTTSQGEFMANVQVSVAQYERRLIGDRTREGLAQRKREGVKLGRRTGLPVAVVKRMKAERRAGATYTAIAKGLTEDGTPTAQGGVRWYPATVKKILESEVWAHVS